Proteins from one Candidatus Binatia bacterium genomic window:
- a CDS encoding type IV secretory system conjugative DNA transfer family protein, producing the protein MTVIFPSIGIVIWVGAASCWAATQEVARAFGYQISLGRPLFGHAYSPFDLVAWAIKFDHPAIFGFEIHRVFVHAYVIVALGNAFGIFIAVVMAARRVGRLQRHTDLHGSAHWASLPEVRATGLVGRDRGVYVGAWRDPQSGRIKYLRDASSTHDLAFMPTGAGKTTGSVFMTLLSWLGSVFALDLTGGELWAHTAGWRAASPQDGGLGQRVYRFEPTATDGSSIHLNPFDRIRIGTSYEIQDVQNILELVADEGEKPVRGDNRFWVEMAKRLLVGLSLHVKHDANPENDSLTGVAAMLADPRFNDFDKLFEHMRTYPHDPSHARGWLDAKGLPSVTHPLVAQIATQMQAMEPRVKANIVAEAQSFLTLYSDPVIAANIASSDFDLGELGDGGISLYFVVHPADKKRLRPLTRLITTQVLLALMGRHEHLAEPRVLIMLEEVAELGALDVVATALALGRGYGLKLFLIAQDLSQLETAWGSKSKTIIANCAVRIASAPNDVGTAELLSKMCGTMTVRHTVRNYSGSRMSALLAHTMTTEHDTQRPLLTPDEVMRLPGPRKTDTGEIVSPGNILVFVSGHPPIYGVQPFYFRDRTFTHRASIPPPEVRCA; encoded by the coding sequence ATGACCGTGATCTTTCCGTCGATCGGAATCGTCATTTGGGTCGGCGCTGCCTCGTGCTGGGCTGCCACGCAAGAGGTTGCGCGCGCGTTCGGCTATCAAATATCGCTTGGCCGGCCGCTCTTTGGGCACGCCTATTCACCCTTCGACCTAGTCGCCTGGGCGATCAAATTCGATCATCCGGCGATCTTCGGGTTCGAGATTCATCGCGTATTCGTTCACGCCTACGTGATCGTCGCGCTCGGCAACGCTTTTGGCATATTCATCGCCGTCGTGATGGCGGCCCGGCGCGTCGGGCGTTTGCAGCGGCACACCGATCTTCACGGCTCCGCACATTGGGCTTCACTGCCGGAAGTCCGGGCGACAGGTTTGGTGGGTCGCGATCGCGGGGTGTATGTTGGTGCGTGGCGCGATCCCCAGTCAGGCCGAATCAAGTACCTGCGTGACGCAAGCTCTACTCATGACCTGGCGTTCATGCCAACCGGCGCCGGCAAGACCACCGGCTCCGTATTTATGACGTTGCTTTCGTGGTTGGGATCCGTCTTCGCGCTCGATCTTACCGGCGGAGAGCTTTGGGCCCACACGGCGGGCTGGCGTGCTGCGAGCCCGCAAGACGGCGGTCTGGGCCAGCGCGTCTACAGGTTTGAGCCCACGGCGACTGATGGTTCCAGCATCCACTTGAACCCATTCGACCGAATCCGTATCGGAACGAGCTACGAAATCCAGGACGTCCAGAACATCTTAGAGCTCGTTGCGGACGAAGGCGAAAAGCCGGTGCGCGGCGACAACCGCTTCTGGGTCGAGATGGCGAAGCGGTTGCTGGTCGGACTCAGCCTGCACGTCAAGCATGATGCCAACCCCGAGAACGACTCGCTCACGGGCGTTGCCGCGATGCTCGCCGATCCGCGCTTCAATGACTTCGACAAGCTCTTCGAGCACATGCGCACCTACCCGCACGATCCGTCGCATGCCCGGGGATGGCTCGATGCGAAAGGCCTTCCGTCCGTGACGCATCCGCTCGTGGCGCAGATCGCCACGCAGATGCAAGCAATGGAGCCGCGCGTCAAAGCGAATATCGTGGCGGAAGCACAGAGCTTTCTGACACTCTACAGCGATCCGGTCATCGCGGCGAACATCGCATCCAGCGATTTCGACCTTGGTGAGCTCGGCGACGGCGGCATCAGCTTGTACTTCGTCGTCCACCCGGCTGACAAGAAGCGGTTGCGCCCACTGACGCGGCTCATTACGACCCAAGTTCTGCTCGCGCTGATGGGCCGGCATGAGCACTTGGCCGAACCGCGGGTCCTGATCATGCTCGAAGAAGTGGCAGAGCTGGGCGCTTTGGACGTAGTTGCAACAGCGCTTGCGCTTGGCCGAGGCTACGGGCTTAAGTTGTTCCTGATCGCGCAGGACTTGAGCCAGCTGGAGACGGCGTGGGGGAGCAAGAGCAAGACGATCATCGCCAACTGCGCTGTTCGCATCGCTTCAGCGCCCAACGACGTCGGGACCGCCGAGCTGCTTTCGAAGATGTGCGGCACGATGACGGTTCGGCACACGGTGCGTAACTACTCGGGAAGCCGCATGAGCGCCCTGCTAGCGCATACCATGACGACCGAGCACGACACGCAACGCCCGCTCTTGACGCCTGACGAAGTCATGCGGCTTCCGGGCCCGCGCAAGACCGACACCGGCGAAATCGTCTCACCGGGCAACATCCTCGTGTTCGTCTCAGGACATCCGCCGATCTATGGCGTGCAACCATTCTATTTCCGCGACCGCACGTTCACGCATCGTGCATCGATTCCGCCGCCGGAGGTACGCTGTGCCTGA
- the trbB gene encoding P-type conjugative transfer ATPase TrbB — MPEQLSLRDQLHVRLQEKLRRELGAAVLDALADPRVIEVMLNPDGRLWIDELGVGMRDTGSRISAAQAENLLGTVAATLGYVITPERPVLEGELNLDGSRVCGLLPPVVLAPAFCIRKAAALVYGLDDYVRDGILDGVVLPTLASIDPAPTCGHAAILRHAIRTRQNILVVGGTQSGKTTLANGLLHELTTSVGSTQRVLTIEETRELRCTVPNHVALRTTETVDMTRLVRTALRLRPDRIIVGEVRGAEALAMLKSWNTGHPGGIATVHANDARAGLIRLEQLVQEANVPPQPALIAEAVDLIVVIVRTPTGRKITEIARVHGASASGYVLEPIDPTIVEQTPQMHRHLIAL, encoded by the coding sequence GTGCCTGAGCAGTTATCGTTGCGCGATCAGCTGCACGTGCGCTTACAGGAGAAACTGCGCCGCGAGCTTGGCGCAGCGGTGCTCGACGCACTGGCCGACCCGCGCGTCATCGAAGTGATGCTTAATCCCGACGGCCGATTGTGGATCGACGAGCTCGGCGTAGGCATGCGCGATACCGGTAGCCGGATCTCTGCAGCGCAAGCCGAGAACCTGCTCGGCACCGTCGCCGCTACTCTCGGCTACGTCATTACGCCGGAGCGCCCGGTGCTCGAAGGCGAGCTAAATCTCGACGGTAGCCGCGTGTGCGGGCTGCTGCCGCCGGTTGTGCTTGCGCCGGCCTTTTGCATTCGCAAGGCCGCGGCGCTGGTCTACGGTCTCGACGACTACGTGCGCGACGGCATACTCGACGGCGTGGTGCTGCCGACGCTGGCGAGCATCGATCCTGCGCCAACATGCGGACACGCCGCCATTTTGCGCCACGCGATTCGCACGCGCCAGAACATCTTGGTCGTCGGCGGCACGCAAAGCGGCAAGACAACACTGGCAAACGGACTGCTCCACGAGCTGACCACGTCGGTTGGCTCAACGCAGCGGGTGCTGACGATCGAAGAGACGCGTGAGCTGCGCTGCACCGTTCCCAATCACGTCGCTCTGCGCACGACCGAAACGGTCGACATGACACGCCTCGTTCGTACAGCGCTTCGTTTGCGTCCCGACCGCATCATTGTCGGCGAGGTGCGCGGCGCGGAGGCGCTGGCGATGCTCAAGTCCTGGAACACCGGCCATCCCGGCGGCATCGCGACCGTGCATGCCAACGACGCCCGTGCGGGACTCATTCGGCTCGAGCAGCTGGTGCAGGAAGCTAACGTGCCACCACAGCCCGCGCTCATTGCTGAGGCTGTCGACCTCATCGTCGTCATTGTGCGCACCCCCACGGGCAGAAAAATCACCGAGATCGCGCGTGTCCACGGGGCGTCCGCCTCCGGCTACGTGCTCGAACCGATCGATCCCACGATTGTCGAGCAGACTCCGCAGATGCACCGCCATTTGATCGCCCTATGA
- a CDS encoding TrbC/VirB2 family protein, producing the protein MIRMPAAVRTAASLFPLFAIAMLQPVLASTGGGLPWDTPLQTLQNDLTGPVATAVSVLALFAAGAALVFGEELGHLVRRALLLVVAIAFLVLGNNFLTALGLTGAVI; encoded by the coding sequence ATGATTCGCATGCCCGCCGCGGTGAGAACTGCGGCGTCGTTATTTCCGCTCTTCGCGATCGCCATGCTCCAGCCGGTGCTCGCGAGCACCGGCGGCGGTCTGCCATGGGATACACCCCTGCAAACGCTGCAAAACGACCTTACCGGACCAGTTGCCACGGCCGTCTCGGTGCTTGCGCTCTTCGCCGCCGGCGCGGCGCTGGTTTTCGGCGAGGAGCTTGGGCACCTCGTGCGGCGCGCGCTCTTGCTCGTCGTTGCGATCGCCTTTCTCGTGCTCGGCAACAACTTCTTGACGGCGCTGGGCCTGACGGGAGCGGTGATATGA
- the trbD gene encoding conjugal transfer protein TrbD, whose translation MIDRPRTIPIHLSLIRPILLMGAERELVLISGILAAVLVMSLARLLFTVIGVVFWGLSLAALQRAAKSDPQFTRVYLRHTRYRAYYAAQSRATSRLSTVREGMPC comes from the coding sequence ATGATCGACCGACCGCGCACGATTCCGATTCACCTGTCGCTGATTCGACCGATCCTGTTGATGGGCGCTGAGCGCGAGCTTGTCCTCATCTCGGGGATTCTCGCGGCGGTGCTGGTGATGAGCCTTGCACGGTTGCTCTTCACCGTCATCGGCGTCGTCTTTTGGGGCTTGAGCCTTGCGGCCTTGCAACGCGCGGCGAAGTCCGATCCGCAGTTCACTCGCGTCTATCTGCGCCACACGCGCTACCGCGCGTACTATGCGGCGCAGTCGCGCGCGACATCGCGGCTTTCAACGGTGCGGGAGGGGATGCCGTGCTAA
- the trbJ gene encoding P-type conjugative transfer protein TrbJ, whose product MKRNLFRAVALTGALLCAPAQPAQAQVAVYDAANYVKNTLTELHTLQIVTDQATQIANQLQQIDYQVQSLRNFPNGIWGQIQQDLQALTRIAKVGQSISYGDANLSTEFTHMYPGYEVPTNYTRAYTQWSTNSLGGIQGALQSANLQSTQFQSEDSLFGQLQGLSNGSVGQMQALQAGNMIGIQEVQQLEKLRQLQMAQLQGEFDYLATQQQNDLVKFATLRAWLDSQQNYKSSE is encoded by the coding sequence ATGAAACGAAATCTCTTCCGCGCCGTCGCGCTGACGGGGGCGCTTCTCTGCGCACCCGCACAGCCCGCCCAAGCGCAAGTGGCCGTCTACGACGCGGCCAACTACGTCAAGAACACGCTGACTGAGCTGCACACGCTACAGATTGTCACTGACCAGGCGACCCAAATCGCCAACCAGCTTCAGCAAATCGACTACCAGGTGCAGAGCCTGCGAAACTTTCCCAACGGCATCTGGGGCCAGATCCAACAGGACTTGCAGGCACTCACCCGCATCGCCAAAGTGGGGCAGAGCATCAGTTACGGCGACGCTAACCTGAGTACCGAGTTTACACACATGTACCCCGGCTACGAGGTACCGACGAACTACACGCGAGCCTACACGCAGTGGTCGACGAACTCACTGGGAGGGATTCAAGGCGCGCTGCAATCGGCCAACTTGCAAAGCACGCAGTTCCAGAGTGAAGATTCGCTTTTCGGCCAGCTTCAAGGGCTCTCCAATGGCTCGGTCGGCCAAATGCAGGCACTCCAGGCCGGGAACATGATCGGTATCCAGGAAGTGCAGCAGCTCGAGAAACTCCGCCAGCTGCAGATGGCGCAACTCCAAGGCGAGTTCGACTATCTGGCCACGCAGCAGCAGAACGACCTCGTGAAGTTCGCCACGCTGCGCGCGTGGCTGGACAGCCAGCAGAACTACAAGTCCAGCGAGTAA
- the trbL gene encoding P-type conjugative transfer protein TrbL: MQRITRAASLLFFLALLPTAALADSAPVCVPGAGQGGILTGLAHQFSTTTQPWMATALHYAQGLFFALVAIEIAWSAITYVLQKDSLPDFVASLLLKILGVGFFFIVLQPQYGPVWIGDIISSFSQAGSAISGQVQLTPSDPSSIFNCGTDIANAMLESASENQGMTLGNLLPMIEIVLTAMICALGVVLAFAIIAGQLLITLVESYIVIGAGVFMLGFTGSRWTLVFGEKYVGYAVSIGIKLFMLELIVGLGFDLGQQWGSLFANGIAPPETYIEVVGAALVFGFLAWQIPSLAASLMNGAPRMTLGSFVSTAGAVAVGGVIVGSGVGALAAGATTLAGGSSEAARAAGDVGDVESAHILDTGGRGDGRGDVGSTYDPDAYSRDSDTFASSASSERDNEIADAADEVSESGDSAESAVTEEELATSRASDAAVAADAAREVTQAEESDVRSDPTRAPRGINPMLFRQPPVPDDSADGNVEVRFKHPE, from the coding sequence ATGCAACGGATTACGAGAGCAGCATCGCTGCTCTTTTTTCTTGCGCTCCTGCCGACAGCAGCGCTGGCGGACTCGGCGCCGGTCTGCGTACCCGGCGCCGGGCAGGGCGGCATCCTCACGGGCCTGGCGCATCAGTTCAGCACCACGACCCAACCTTGGATGGCGACCGCCCTGCATTACGCGCAAGGTCTGTTCTTTGCGCTGGTCGCGATCGAAATCGCGTGGTCGGCGATTACGTACGTGCTGCAGAAGGACAGTCTACCGGACTTCGTCGCGTCGCTGCTGCTGAAGATCCTGGGCGTCGGGTTCTTCTTTATCGTGTTGCAACCGCAGTACGGACCGGTTTGGATCGGCGACATCATCTCCAGCTTCAGCCAAGCCGGCAGCGCGATCAGCGGACAGGTGCAGTTGACGCCAAGTGATCCAAGCTCGATCTTCAACTGCGGGACGGACATCGCAAATGCGATGCTCGAGAGCGCCTCGGAAAATCAGGGCATGACGCTTGGCAATCTGTTGCCAATGATCGAGATCGTTCTTACCGCGATGATCTGTGCGCTCGGCGTCGTGCTGGCTTTTGCAATCATCGCGGGTCAGCTGCTCATTACGCTGGTCGAGTCGTACATCGTCATCGGTGCCGGAGTTTTTATGCTCGGTTTTACCGGCAGCCGCTGGACGTTGGTCTTCGGAGAGAAGTACGTCGGCTACGCGGTCAGTATCGGCATCAAGCTTTTTATGCTGGAGCTGATCGTCGGGCTGGGGTTCGACCTCGGACAGCAGTGGGGGTCACTGTTCGCTAACGGCATCGCACCGCCCGAGACCTACATAGAGGTGGTGGGCGCGGCGTTGGTCTTTGGTTTTCTCGCTTGGCAGATTCCGAGTCTGGCGGCTTCGCTCATGAACGGCGCGCCGCGAATGACCTTGGGAAGCTTCGTAAGCACCGCTGGCGCCGTTGCCGTCGGGGGCGTGATCGTCGGCAGCGGTGTCGGCGCGTTGGCTGCCGGTGCGACGACACTTGCCGGCGGCAGTTCTGAAGCAGCTCGTGCCGCCGGCGACGTCGGCGATGTCGAAAGCGCGCACATCCTCGATACCGGCGGGCGTGGCGACGGGCGTGGCGACGTCGGAAGCACGTACGATCCCGACGCGTACTCGCGTGATTCGGATACGTTTGCGAGCAGCGCAAGCTCGGAGCGCGACAACGAAATCGCGGACGCCGCTGACGAGGTCAGCGAATCCGGCGATTCGGCTGAGTCCGCGGTCACGGAAGAAGAACTTGCCACATCGCGCGCGAGCGACGCAGCGGTTGCGGCCGACGCCGCTCGCGAGGTTACCCAAGCAGAAGAGAGTGACGTGCGCAGCGATCCAACCCGCGCGCCGCGCGGCATCAATCCAATGCTCTTTCGCCAGCCGCCCGTGCCCGACGACTCAGCCGACGGCAACGTCGAGGTCCGCTTCAAACATCCTGAATGA
- the trbF gene encoding conjugal transfer protein TrbF — protein sequence MKTSEHAADAAALETPYLSARREWNERYGDYIARARTWRWAAFAALAVSLVLTTGVVWQGAQSKVVPYVVEVNKLGDAVAVARADRAAPTDVRVIKAQLAACIVDVRSVSSDPLAQKAALSRSYAVTAATATLFLNDYYRQHSPFSQNRTVAVSVDAVLPISKQTYQIQWSEDGRDLQGRALATTHWLASVTVAFDPPTDERGVLSNPLGLYVTGISWTQHL from the coding sequence ATGAAAACAAGCGAACACGCCGCCGATGCGGCGGCACTAGAAACCCCGTATCTCTCGGCACGCCGCGAGTGGAACGAACGCTACGGCGACTACATTGCACGCGCACGCACGTGGCGATGGGCCGCGTTCGCCGCGCTCGCCGTGTCGCTGGTGCTCACGACCGGCGTGGTCTGGCAAGGCGCGCAAAGCAAAGTCGTGCCATACGTCGTCGAGGTTAACAAGCTCGGTGACGCGGTGGCGGTTGCTCGCGCCGATCGCGCCGCGCCTACGGATGTCCGCGTGATCAAAGCACAACTCGCGGCGTGTATCGTGGACGTGCGCTCGGTCAGCTCCGACCCGCTCGCGCAGAAGGCTGCGCTCTCACGTTCGTACGCTGTGACCGCGGCCACCGCGACGCTCTTTCTCAACGACTACTATCGGCAGCATTCGCCCTTCAGCCAAAACCGCACCGTTGCGGTCAGCGTCGACGCCGTACTGCCGATCAGCAAGCAAACCTACCAAATCCAATGGAGCGAGGACGGGCGCGACTTACAAGGCCGCGCGCTCGCCACAACGCACTGGCTTGCCAGTGTCACCGTCGCGTTTGATCCGCCAACGGATGAACGCGGCGTCCTGAGCAACCCTCTCGGGCTCTACGTGACCGGTATCAGCTGGACCCAACACTTGTAA
- the trbG gene encoding P-type conjugative transfer protein TrbG: MLRQITIFALLACALVPAVAHAGPIAGPDGVLRYPLGERTPPTLRCKPLFVCDLVLEPGETIINVAVGDSVRWLIAPASSGGGDGSTPHVLIKPTEAGLRTNLIVTTNQRTYYLTLVSSYTNPMPRIGFLYPQDPQQAFASANVGRGVRVGAPLPDTAIDKLDFNYRMSGAHDLQPVRVFNDGTHTYLQMPQGMREVPVLFAIGSDGSDTLVNYRFTGLYYVVDGVPAGIALVEGSGKHQRRALVTRGS, translated from the coding sequence ATGCTGCGACAGATCACGATCTTCGCTCTTCTTGCCTGTGCGCTCGTGCCGGCGGTTGCCCATGCCGGGCCGATCGCCGGACCCGATGGCGTGCTGCGCTATCCGCTTGGGGAACGCACGCCGCCGACGTTGCGCTGTAAACCGCTCTTCGTCTGTGACCTCGTGCTCGAACCCGGCGAGACGATTATCAACGTCGCGGTTGGCGACTCCGTGCGCTGGCTCATTGCGCCGGCGTCGAGCGGCGGCGGCGACGGCTCTACGCCGCACGTGCTCATCAAGCCGACCGAGGCCGGCCTGCGCACGAACCTCATCGTGACAACGAACCAGCGCACGTACTACCTGACGCTGGTGTCAAGTTACACCAACCCGATGCCGCGTATCGGCTTCCTCTATCCGCAAGACCCGCAGCAGGCTTTTGCGAGCGCCAACGTGGGGCGCGGGGTACGCGTGGGCGCACCGCTGCCCGATACAGCGATCGACAAGCTCGATTTCAACTATCGCATGAGTGGCGCCCACGACTTGCAGCCGGTGCGCGTCTTCAACGACGGCACGCACACCTATCTGCAAATGCCGCAGGGCATGCGCGAGGTTCCGGTGCTCTTCGCGATCGGCAGCGATGGCAGCGATACGCTCGTGAACTACCGTTTCACCGGTCTCTACTACGTCGTCGACGGCGTGCCGGCGGGCATCGCGCTCGTCGAGGGCAGCGGCAAGCACCAGCGCCGCGCGCTCGTGACCCGCGGGAGCTAA
- a CDS encoding TrbI/VirB10 family protein: MAALLLAGLVGLIVYGISTAGHRRASNLNSAATLTKASEQQPPWWKSIPDTQPSALRLPTLPVPVQVPPLLRQAENSVHVPPLAPISATQMQAEHLAHEREERRQALLDAAQGAPVMVRLNENGTPELAGATQPAPGSRPAPGASGLAGNTSQPRATETQDEREAFFNSAASASRDRIFAARQDDPSPYELHAGSVIPAVLLTGVNAELPGTIVAQVRNDVFDSVTGRCLLIPRGTRLVGTYDNRIVQGQRRVLVVWTRLLYPDGSSVDLLGMPGTDQAGYAGFGANVNEHLNKVFTSALLLSIIGAGAQLSQPQQSSSLYAAPSVGQTIAGAFGQQIGNTSIQLTQRQLEIPPTLEVPPGYLFNVLVDRDIVLAAPYGEAGAP, from the coding sequence ATGGCAGCGCTGCTGCTTGCCGGACTCGTCGGGCTGATCGTCTACGGGATATCGACGGCGGGACACCGCCGCGCTTCGAATCTCAACTCCGCAGCAACCCTGACAAAAGCTTCCGAGCAACAGCCGCCGTGGTGGAAATCCATTCCGGATACCCAGCCCTCAGCGCTGCGGCTTCCCACTCTTCCGGTTCCCGTGCAGGTTCCGCCGCTGCTTAGACAAGCTGAGAACTCCGTGCACGTGCCGCCACTCGCGCCGATCTCCGCTACGCAGATGCAAGCCGAGCACCTGGCGCACGAGCGGGAAGAGCGCCGCCAGGCGCTACTCGACGCAGCGCAAGGAGCGCCGGTCATGGTGCGGCTCAACGAGAACGGAACGCCTGAGCTTGCCGGTGCGACGCAGCCGGCACCCGGTTCTCGTCCCGCGCCGGGTGCCTCCGGACTCGCCGGCAACACGTCGCAACCGCGAGCGACTGAAACTCAAGATGAGCGCGAAGCCTTTTTCAACTCGGCCGCGAGCGCTTCGCGCGATCGGATCTTCGCGGCACGCCAAGACGATCCGTCGCCCTACGAACTTCACGCCGGTAGCGTCATACCGGCCGTCCTGCTCACCGGGGTCAACGCGGAGCTTCCCGGCACGATCGTCGCGCAGGTACGCAACGACGTCTTCGACAGCGTCACCGGGCGCTGTCTACTTATTCCGCGTGGTACGAGACTCGTCGGCACCTACGATAACCGAATCGTACAGGGCCAACGCCGCGTTCTTGTTGTGTGGACGAGACTGCTCTATCCCGACGGCTCGAGCGTCGACCTCCTTGGCATGCCTGGGACCGATCAGGCTGGGTACGCTGGTTTTGGGGCGAACGTTAATGAGCACCTCAATAAAGTCTTCACGTCAGCGCTGCTGCTCAGCATCATCGGCGCGGGTGCGCAGCTCAGCCAGCCGCAGCAGTCATCGAGCCTCTACGCAGCGCCAAGTGTTGGGCAAACCATCGCGGGTGCCTTCGGACAGCAGATCGGCAACACGAGCATCCAGCTCACGCAACGGCAATTGGAAATCCCGCCGACCCTTGAAGTGCCGCCAGGTTATCTTTTCAACGTGCTTGTCGATCGCGACATCGTGTTGGCTGCACCGTACGGAGAGGCGGGTGCACCATGA
- a CDS encoding lytic transglycosylase domain-containing protein, with protein MTIHALALAALIRHCARAVAPSTMAAIVQVKSGGDPFAIGDNTTRRSYYPHDRASAESLARRLLDSGHLLDVGIAQIDSMNFAGFGVTAHTIFDPCINLNVGARILNDDYAFAAQRYGDGQIALRHAIGMYNTGRLNAGARYIARVLAAAGIQEDHSGGSRVISQRDAMRSPLLVRVAIVRRALPTSRRGSVTPARSPILVTVARMSRVKIF; from the coding sequence ATGACAATCCACGCGCTTGCGCTCGCCGCGCTCATTCGGCATTGTGCCCGTGCCGTCGCGCCATCGACCATGGCGGCGATCGTGCAAGTGAAAAGTGGGGGCGATCCGTTCGCGATCGGCGACAATACTACGAGGCGTTCGTATTATCCCCACGACCGTGCGAGCGCCGAATCTTTGGCGCGCAGGCTGCTTGACTCCGGACACCTGCTTGATGTGGGGATCGCTCAAATCGACAGCATGAACTTCGCCGGTTTTGGCGTGACCGCGCACACGATCTTCGATCCATGCATTAATCTGAATGTTGGCGCGAGGATCCTCAATGACGACTACGCGTTTGCCGCGCAGCGATATGGCGACGGTCAGATTGCGCTGCGTCACGCGATCGGCATGTACAATACCGGACGCCTAAATGCTGGCGCGCGCTACATCGCTCGCGTCCTCGCCGCTGCCGGAATCCAAGAAGATCATTCCGGCGGCTCGCGTGTCATCTCACAACGCGATGCGATGCGCTCCCCGCTACTCGTACGCGTTGCTATCGTGCGGCGAGCGTTGCCGACCTCGCGTCGCGGAAGCGTCACGCCCGCACGTTCACCGATCCTCGTGACGGTGGCGCGAATGTCTCGCGTGAAAATATTCTAG